From the Motacilla alba alba isolate MOTALB_02 chromosome Z, Motacilla_alba_V1.0_pri, whole genome shotgun sequence genome, one window contains:
- the UBAP1 gene encoding ubiquitin-associated protein 1 isoform X2, whose translation MASKKLGSDSHGPFSYLDDVPFKIGDKFKTPAKVGLPIGFCLSDSSQLVREAQYDFSLEKKTIEWAEDIKKIQAAQREAELKAEEALANSKAAPEDSTKMGFSEGPCPEAMPPPINPILASLQHNNILTPTPANTSSVKQKVLSPPRPKADFNPADFECEEDPFDKLELKTIDDKEELKNILEIHVGTTGPIVAQLLDNTLPKGGSESVLQDEEVLASIEKATLDFKPLHKPNGFITLPQLGNCEKMSLSSKVSLSPITSVSNIKSLSFPKLDSDEGDQKSSKLTSTFHSTTCLRNGTLLSSLQTCAQSKTSELNGHHMLGLSALNEDSGRETLSSSSRLSSLAVSTVCTEEESSQSTSTTVHPDYQETEIPVVTHQNFAVSKVPNSSSCTKWPGGLAAELQQGLSPSERHCVETVVNMGYSPENVLKAMKKKGQNIDQVLDYLFAHGQLCEKGFDPLLVEAALEMHQCSEEKITELLQLMSQFKEMGFELKDIKEVLLLHNNDQHNALEDLMARAGAS comes from the exons ATGGCTTCTAAGAAGTTGGGATCCGACTCTCATG GGCCTTTCAGTTACCTTGATGATGTCCCATTTAAGATAGGAGACAAGTTCAAAACCCCAGCAAAGGTTGGATTACCCATTGGTTTCTGTCTGTCTGATTCTTCTCAGCTTGTCAGAGAAGCTCAG TATGACTTCTcgctggaaaagaaaacaatcgAGTGGGCTGAAGACATCAAAAAAAttcaggctgcccagagagagGCTGAACTCAAGGCAGAAGAAGCTCTAGCAAACTcaaaagcagctccagaggacAGCACCAAGATGGGGTTCTCAGAGGGACCCTGCCCTGAAGCCATGCCTCCTCCTATTAACCCCATCCTCGCCAGCCTGCAGCACAATAATATTCTGACTCCTACCCCAGCCAACACCAGCTCTGTGAAGCAAAAGGTCCTCAGTCCACCTCGTCCAAAAGCAGATTTCAACCCAGCTGATTTTGAATGTGAAGAAGACCCATTTGACAAACTGGAATTAAAAACTATCGATGATaaggaggaattaaaaaatatccttGAAATTCATGTTGGTACTACTGGGCCAATTGTTGCCCAGCTGTTAGATAATACTTTGCCTAAAGGAGGGTCTGAGTCTGTGTTGCAAGATGAGGAAGTTCTGGCATCCATAGAAAAGGCCACGTTGGACTTCAAACCCCTTCACAAACCCAATGGCTTTATCACTTTACCACAGTTGGGAAACTGTGAAAAGATGTCCTTGTCTTCCAAAGTGTCCCTTTCCCCCATCACTTCAGTGAGCAATATCAAATCCCTGTCATTCCCTAAGCTTGACTCCGATGAGGGTGATCAGAAATCATCAAAGCTCACGAGCACTTTCCACAGCACTACCTGTCTCCGCAACGGCACTTTGCTTAGCTCTTTGCAGACCTGTGCTCAGAGTAAAACCAGTGAACTCAATGGACACCATATGCTTGGTCTTTCCGCTCTAAATGAGGACAGTGGCAGGGAGACGTTATCCTCTTCATCCAGGCTGTCTTCCCTGGCTGTTTCAACTGTTTGTACAGAAGAAGAATCATCTCAAAGCACATCGACTACG GTACACCCAGACTACCAGGAAACAGAAATCCCTGTG GTAACACACCAAAACTTTGCAGTGTCTAAAGTGCCCAATAGCAGCAGCTGCACGAAGTGGCCGGGCGGTCTCGcggctgagctgcagcagggcctcTCCCCCAGTGAGAGGCACTGTGTGGAGACTGTGGTCAACATGGGCTACTCGCCTGAAAATGTCCTGAAAGCCATGAAGAAGAAGGGACAGAACATAGATCAG GTTTTGGATTACCTGTTTGCACATGGACAGCTTTGTGAGAAGGGCTTTGATCCACTTCTTGTTGAAGCAGCTTTGGAAATGCACCAGTGTTCAGAGGAGAAG ATCACAGAACTTCTCCAATTAATGAGTCAATTTAAAGAAATGGGCTTTGAACTCAAAGACATTAAGGAGGTCTTATTATTACACAACAACGACCAACACAATGCTTTGGAAGATCTAATGGCCCGTGCAGGAGCCAGCTGA
- the UBAP1 gene encoding ubiquitin-associated protein 1 isoform X1 — protein sequence MASKKLGSDSHGPFSYLDDVPFKIGDKFKTPAKVGLPIGFCLSDSSQLVREAQYDFSLEKKTIEWAEDIKKIQAAQREAELKAEEALANSKAAPEDSTKMGFSEGPCPEAMPPPINPILASLQHNNILTPTPANTSSVKQKVLSPPRPKADFNPADFECEEDPFDKLELKTIDDKEELKNILEIHVGTTGPIVAQLLDNTLPKGGSESVLQDEEVLASIEKATLDFKPLHKPNGFITLPQLGNCEKMSLSSKVSLSPITSVSNIKSLSFPKLDSDEGDQKSSKLTSTFHSTTCLRNGTLLSSLQTCAQSKTSELNGHHMLGLSALNEDSGRETLSSSSRLSSLAVSTVCTEEESSQSTSTTQVHPDYQETEIPVVTHQNFAVSKVPNSSSCTKWPGGLAAELQQGLSPSERHCVETVVNMGYSPENVLKAMKKKGQNIDQVLDYLFAHGQLCEKGFDPLLVEAALEMHQCSEEKITELLQLMSQFKEMGFELKDIKEVLLLHNNDQHNALEDLMARAGAS from the exons ATGGCTTCTAAGAAGTTGGGATCCGACTCTCATG GGCCTTTCAGTTACCTTGATGATGTCCCATTTAAGATAGGAGACAAGTTCAAAACCCCAGCAAAGGTTGGATTACCCATTGGTTTCTGTCTGTCTGATTCTTCTCAGCTTGTCAGAGAAGCTCAG TATGACTTCTcgctggaaaagaaaacaatcgAGTGGGCTGAAGACATCAAAAAAAttcaggctgcccagagagagGCTGAACTCAAGGCAGAAGAAGCTCTAGCAAACTcaaaagcagctccagaggacAGCACCAAGATGGGGTTCTCAGAGGGACCCTGCCCTGAAGCCATGCCTCCTCCTATTAACCCCATCCTCGCCAGCCTGCAGCACAATAATATTCTGACTCCTACCCCAGCCAACACCAGCTCTGTGAAGCAAAAGGTCCTCAGTCCACCTCGTCCAAAAGCAGATTTCAACCCAGCTGATTTTGAATGTGAAGAAGACCCATTTGACAAACTGGAATTAAAAACTATCGATGATaaggaggaattaaaaaatatccttGAAATTCATGTTGGTACTACTGGGCCAATTGTTGCCCAGCTGTTAGATAATACTTTGCCTAAAGGAGGGTCTGAGTCTGTGTTGCAAGATGAGGAAGTTCTGGCATCCATAGAAAAGGCCACGTTGGACTTCAAACCCCTTCACAAACCCAATGGCTTTATCACTTTACCACAGTTGGGAAACTGTGAAAAGATGTCCTTGTCTTCCAAAGTGTCCCTTTCCCCCATCACTTCAGTGAGCAATATCAAATCCCTGTCATTCCCTAAGCTTGACTCCGATGAGGGTGATCAGAAATCATCAAAGCTCACGAGCACTTTCCACAGCACTACCTGTCTCCGCAACGGCACTTTGCTTAGCTCTTTGCAGACCTGTGCTCAGAGTAAAACCAGTGAACTCAATGGACACCATATGCTTGGTCTTTCCGCTCTAAATGAGGACAGTGGCAGGGAGACGTTATCCTCTTCATCCAGGCTGTCTTCCCTGGCTGTTTCAACTGTTTGTACAGAAGAAGAATCATCTCAAAGCACATCGACTACG CAGGTACACCCAGACTACCAGGAAACAGAAATCCCTGTG GTAACACACCAAAACTTTGCAGTGTCTAAAGTGCCCAATAGCAGCAGCTGCACGAAGTGGCCGGGCGGTCTCGcggctgagctgcagcagggcctcTCCCCCAGTGAGAGGCACTGTGTGGAGACTGTGGTCAACATGGGCTACTCGCCTGAAAATGTCCTGAAAGCCATGAAGAAGAAGGGACAGAACATAGATCAG GTTTTGGATTACCTGTTTGCACATGGACAGCTTTGTGAGAAGGGCTTTGATCCACTTCTTGTTGAAGCAGCTTTGGAAATGCACCAGTGTTCAGAGGAGAAG ATCACAGAACTTCTCCAATTAATGAGTCAATTTAAAGAAATGGGCTTTGAACTCAAAGACATTAAGGAGGTCTTATTATTACACAACAACGACCAACACAATGCTTTGGAAGATCTAATGGCCCGTGCAGGAGCCAGCTGA